A part of Halomarina litorea genomic DNA contains:
- a CDS encoding oligosaccharide flippase family protein, with protein MSDSRQSVTTDDGAEATVEADDDDARTLSDALSTVFSGGALAFGGKVVGIGLGFLTQLLMARLLPAAGYGSVVLALSVAGIAGMLATAGVGEGVVRKLPANEGDPARSRGVVRAAYRLVAVFGVLTGAAVFLAAPWISVAVFANPELGSLLRIAAVGVPFGAVSAVAIALARGAHSAKPHTYVNELVRPSLRFVLIGVLIAAGLGAVGTTIGHTAAIAAGGVVAVVLARRTLPSWDAAPVPMERTLLLFSLPLVVSQGMSFLLVNADTLMVGYFLVPDAVGTYNVTFQLRNLVQVALSGVSFLLPSMLASLHVAGRMGELRRVYQVVTKWILFLTLPVFLGLFAFPDLVITGLFGGKYAEGAPVLRVLLVGALVTVGLGLNGGALVGLDRNRVVMYTTSIGAVLNIVLNALLIPEYGLVGAAVASSIAAIAFDGINVAVLYRSFGVVPLTVSELRPVALALVLAVPWYLAVTVAGAPLVAMAACWLVTYPLLVARFGISEEDFDMLDRVEASVGRDLGPLRRFLRTVGGT; from the coding sequence ATGAGCGATTCGAGGCAGTCGGTGACGACGGACGACGGTGCCGAGGCGACCGTCGAGGCCGACGATGACGACGCCAGGACGCTCTCGGACGCGCTGAGCACCGTCTTCTCGGGCGGCGCGCTCGCCTTCGGCGGGAAGGTCGTCGGCATCGGCCTCGGGTTCCTCACACAGTTGCTGATGGCGCGTCTGCTCCCGGCGGCCGGGTACGGGAGCGTCGTCCTCGCACTCTCCGTCGCGGGCATCGCGGGGATGCTCGCCACCGCCGGCGTCGGCGAGGGTGTCGTCCGGAAGCTTCCGGCGAACGAGGGCGACCCTGCCCGCTCGCGGGGGGTCGTGCGCGCCGCCTACCGCCTCGTCGCCGTCTTCGGCGTCCTGACGGGGGCGGCGGTGTTCCTCGCCGCGCCGTGGATCTCGGTGGCGGTGTTCGCCAACCCCGAACTCGGCTCGCTGTTGCGAATCGCCGCCGTCGGCGTCCCCTTCGGCGCGGTGAGTGCAGTCGCCATCGCGCTGGCGAGGGGCGCCCACAGCGCGAAGCCCCACACCTACGTCAACGAACTGGTCCGGCCCTCGCTCCGGTTCGTGCTCATCGGCGTGCTCATCGCCGCGGGCCTCGGGGCGGTCGGGACCACCATCGGGCACACCGCGGCCATCGCCGCCGGCGGCGTCGTCGCCGTCGTCCTCGCCCGGCGGACGCTCCCGTCGTGGGACGCCGCCCCCGTCCCGATGGAGCGGACCCTCCTGCTGTTCTCGCTCCCGCTGGTCGTCTCACAGGGGATGAGCTTCCTCCTCGTCAACGCGGACACGCTGATGGTGGGGTACTTCCTCGTGCCTGACGCGGTCGGCACGTACAACGTCACCTTTCAGCTGCGAAACCTCGTGCAGGTGGCGCTCTCCGGGGTGAGCTTCCTCCTGCCGTCGATGCTCGCCAGCCTCCACGTCGCGGGCCGGATGGGGGAACTGCGCCGCGTCTATCAGGTCGTCACGAAGTGGATTCTCTTCCTCACGCTCCCGGTCTTCCTCGGGCTGTTCGCGTTCCCCGACCTCGTCATCACGGGGCTGTTCGGGGGGAAGTACGCCGAGGGCGCGCCGGTCCTCCGGGTGCTCCTCGTCGGCGCGCTCGTCACCGTCGGCCTCGGGCTGAACGGAGGCGCGCTGGTCGGCCTCGACCGCAACCGCGTCGTCATGTACACCACGTCCATCGGGGCGGTCCTCAACATCGTCCTGAACGCTCTCCTCATCCCCGAGTACGGGCTCGTCGGGGCCGCCGTCGCCTCCTCCATCGCGGCCATCGCCTTCGACGGAATCAACGTCGCCGTCCTCTACCGGTCGTTCGGCGTCGTCCCGCTGACGGTGAGCGAACTCCGGCCGGTGGCCCTGGCGCTCGTCCTCGCCGTCCCCTGGTACCTCGCGGTCACCGTCGCCGGCGCGCCCCTCGTCGCGATGGCCGCCTGCTGGTTGGTCACCTACCCGTTGCTCGTCGCGCGCTTCGGCATCAGCGAGGAGGACTTCGACATGCTCGACCGGGTGGAGGCGTCCGTCGGGCGGGACCTCGGTCCTCTGCGCCGGTTCCTCCGGACGGTCGGCGGGACGTGA
- a CDS encoding sulfatase, translating to MDRPNLLLIVLDTVRRDRLSCYGHDRETTPTLDAFADRATRYEQAVAAAPWTAPSHASMFTGQYPTRHRVFGSQPQLDEGLPVVADRLRAAGYTTMGFSNSFFTGVEHGYSRGFDTYHDLPSLPRPKWAGGHMFEATPEYARFLARYFLTDDDVSYFQTAKARSELGRADDPFFCFLNLRSAHNPYTPPPRYREPYEEQFTRWDEVDEETAHSVASGDGGERYMVGDLDVGEADWDLVGHWYDAELRYMDDLLAGLFDQLKRDDIFEDTLVVVTSDHGEHLGEHGLLGHNFSLSEILVNVPLLVKWPDQTEERVSDELVSLADLAPTFADVAGTSMGVETQGRSLVSDPEPEVVFSEYEGCYLPWRRRLGEQYARQFPRFDSRFQAARTKTHKLVVDKHGEETLYGVGGGDFEEVAVDDEAVASDLRGHIDATLGTFPDVDGVPGSEELSSHVRGHLQELGYL from the coding sequence ATGGACCGTCCGAACCTCCTCCTGATAGTGCTCGATACCGTCCGTCGGGACCGACTCTCCTGTTACGGCCACGACCGGGAGACGACCCCGACGCTCGACGCGTTCGCCGACCGGGCGACGCGCTACGAGCAGGCGGTGGCGGCCGCGCCGTGGACCGCCCCCTCGCACGCCTCGATGTTCACCGGCCAGTACCCGACGCGCCACCGGGTGTTCGGGAGCCAGCCACAGCTCGACGAGGGACTGCCCGTCGTCGCCGACCGCCTCCGGGCGGCGGGCTACACGACGATGGGGTTCAGCAACTCCTTCTTCACCGGCGTCGAGCACGGCTACTCGCGGGGGTTCGACACCTACCACGACCTGCCGAGCCTCCCCCGCCCGAAGTGGGCAGGCGGGCACATGTTCGAGGCGACCCCCGAGTACGCCCGCTTCCTCGCGCGGTACTTCCTCACCGACGACGACGTGTCGTACTTCCAGACGGCGAAGGCGCGCTCGGAACTCGGGCGGGCCGACGACCCGTTCTTCTGCTTTCTCAACCTCCGGTCGGCGCACAACCCCTACACGCCGCCGCCGCGCTACCGCGAGCCGTACGAGGAACAGTTCACCCGGTGGGACGAGGTGGACGAGGAGACGGCCCACTCGGTCGCCTCGGGCGACGGCGGCGAGCGCTACATGGTCGGTGACCTCGACGTCGGCGAGGCCGACTGGGACCTCGTCGGCCACTGGTACGACGCCGAACTCCGCTACATGGACGACCTGCTCGCGGGGCTGTTCGACCAGTTGAAACGCGATGACATCTTCGAGGACACGCTCGTCGTCGTGACGAGCGACCACGGCGAACACCTCGGGGAACACGGCCTGCTCGGCCACAACTTCTCGCTGTCGGAGATTCTCGTCAACGTCCCCCTGCTCGTCAAGTGGCCCGACCAGACCGAAGAGCGCGTCTCCGACGAACTCGTCTCGCTGGCCGACCTCGCCCCGACGTTCGCCGACGTGGCCGGCACCTCGATGGGCGTCGAGACGCAGGGTCGGAGCCTCGTCTCCGACCCCGAACCCGAGGTGGTGTTCTCGGAGTACGAGGGCTGTTACCTCCCGTGGCGGAGACGGCTCGGCGAGCAGTACGCCCGCCAGTTCCCCCGCTTCGACAGTCGCTTCCAGGCGGCGCGGACGAAGACCCACAAACTCGTCGTGGACAAACACGGCGAGGAGACGCTGTACGGGGTCGGCGGCGGCGACTTCGAGGAGGTAGCGGTGGACGACGAGGCGGTGGCGAGCGACCTCAGGGGACACATCGACGCCACGCTCGGGACGTTCCCCGACGTGGACGGCGTTCCCGGCTCCGAGGAGCTGAGTTCGCACGTCCGCGGCCACCTGCAGGAACTGGGCTACCTCTAA
- a CDS encoding glycosyltransferase, whose product MATTDITLAIPCYNAVDSIGRVFDAVDDLTVRPDAVLCVDGESDDGTREVVRDHPTARLVRQEDHGGTGVADARNVALSLTETSLVGFLDADAAPHPEWLETLTRVLDEKDVAAAGGLPVEVVTTRADRWRKWHLGLNFGDHRGYVHGIAGNNGLFRTAALRDVGGWRTDVGASEDLELCERLVAADYDIYYTSDAVVDHIRTDTPESVLDTVWNYHFTGGDEPTSAASLLPRFLLHGGKCAKYVLWDVENRNWGIIPVTLRLPLVHARRDIRHLRGK is encoded by the coding sequence ATGGCGACGACAGACATCACGCTAGCGATCCCCTGTTACAACGCCGTGGACTCCATCGGTCGGGTGTTCGACGCCGTCGACGACCTGACGGTGCGCCCCGACGCGGTGCTCTGTGTCGACGGCGAGAGCGACGACGGGACGCGGGAGGTGGTCCGCGACCACCCGACCGCACGCCTCGTCCGGCAGGAGGACCACGGCGGGACGGGCGTCGCGGACGCGCGGAACGTCGCCCTCTCGCTCACCGAGACGTCGCTCGTCGGCTTCCTCGACGCGGACGCCGCCCCGCACCCGGAGTGGCTTGAGACCCTCACCCGGGTCCTCGACGAGAAGGACGTCGCCGCCGCGGGCGGCCTGCCGGTCGAGGTGGTCACGACGCGCGCCGACCGCTGGCGCAAGTGGCACCTCGGCCTGAACTTCGGCGACCACCGGGGGTACGTCCACGGCATCGCCGGGAACAACGGCCTCTTCCGGACCGCCGCGCTCCGCGACGTCGGCGGCTGGCGGACCGATGTGGGCGCGAGCGAGGACCTCGAACTCTGCGAACGCCTCGTCGCCGCGGACTACGACATCTACTACACGAGCGACGCCGTCGTAGACCACATCCGGACGGACACGCCCGAGAGCGTCCTCGACACGGTCTGGAACTACCACTTCACGGGCGGGGACGAACCCACCTCCGCCGCCAGTCTCCTGCCGCGGTTCCTCCTCCACGGCGGCAAGTGCGCGAAGTACGTCCTCTGGGACGTCGAGAACCGCAACTGGGGCATCATCCCCGTGACGCTCCGCCTCCCGCTGGTCCACGCCCGCCGCGACATCAGACACCTGCGGGGGAAGTGA
- a CDS encoding Gfo/Idh/MocA family protein, producing the protein MGDGATPDGSSDGPHAVGVVGAGKIASSCHLPVLANTEGVEVAYVADVDGTRAGRLARSYDARSVTIDPDAGSVSLPACDAVVLAVPLEVRRPYLEAFGGRSIPVFAEKPFAPDPATHEAFEGLCDRIACNYLRLCFGSTRQLRALVDRAPFGRLERVHYAEGGVAGPTGRSRAATERGGGMLVEVGCHGLSQLVYVLHDWALSVEAASVAWQEGFDVDIDARLVAARGGREVAVNFEMSRVRPMETRLELQFEHATVSVDPEAPDGTVSLAGDEGAALSFAPSERWAGTFAQAAYLRWQEFLALVEGGPDAVETPTTLPEVTALVTAIHEAAGSPRDRVAPRATDGGAPR; encoded by the coding sequence ATGGGGGACGGAGCGACCCCGGACGGTTCCTCGGACGGACCGCACGCGGTCGGCGTCGTCGGCGCCGGGAAGATCGCCTCGTCGTGTCACCTCCCCGTCCTCGCCAACACCGAGGGGGTGGAGGTGGCGTACGTCGCCGACGTGGACGGGACGCGGGCGGGCCGACTCGCGCGCAGTTACGACGCGCGGAGCGTCACCATCGACCCGGACGCCGGGTCCGTCTCCCTGCCCGCCTGCGACGCCGTCGTGCTGGCCGTCCCTCTGGAGGTGCGCCGCCCGTACCTCGAGGCGTTCGGCGGACGCTCGATTCCCGTCTTCGCGGAGAAGCCCTTCGCGCCCGACCCGGCGACTCACGAGGCGTTCGAGGGCCTGTGCGACCGCATCGCCTGTAACTACCTCCGGCTCTGTTTCGGGTCGACCCGCCAGTTGCGGGCGCTCGTCGACCGCGCGCCGTTCGGCCGCCTCGAACGCGTCCACTACGCCGAGGGCGGCGTCGCGGGCCCGACGGGGCGTTCGCGCGCCGCCACCGAACGCGGCGGCGGGATGCTGGTCGAGGTGGGCTGTCACGGGCTGAGCCAACTCGTCTACGTCCTCCACGACTGGGCGCTCTCGGTCGAGGCGGCGTCCGTCGCGTGGCAAGAGGGCTTCGACGTGGACATCGACGCGCGCCTCGTCGCCGCCCGGGGCGGGCGGGAGGTGGCGGTGAACTTCGAGATGAGCCGGGTCCGTCCGATGGAGACGCGCCTCGAACTCCAGTTCGAGCATGCGACGGTCTCGGTGGACCCGGAGGCCCCCGACGGGACGGTGTCGCTCGCCGGGGACGAGGGCGCTGCCCTCTCGTTCGCGCCCAGCGAGCGGTGGGCGGGGACGTTCGCGCAGGCGGCGTACCTCCGCTGGCAGGAGTTCCTCGCGCTCGTCGAGGGAGGCCCGGACGCGGTGGAGACGCCCACCACGCTCCCTGAGGTGACGGCGCTGGTGACGGCCATCCACGAGGCGGCGGGGTCGCCGCGCGACCGCGTCGCGCCGCGGGCGACCGACGGGGGTGCGCCGCGATGA